A DNA window from Paenibacillus andongensis contains the following coding sequences:
- a CDS encoding ABC transporter ATP-binding protein, giving the protein MAGVRLNHIVKRYSGAEESTVKDFHLEVADKEFVVLVGASGCGKSTTLRMIAGLEEITEGELYIGDRLVNDVAPKDRDIAMVFQSYALYPHMTVYQNMAFGLKLRKFKKADIDARVREAAKILDIVHLLDRKPKALSGGQRQRVALGRAIVREPQVFLMDEPLSNLDAKLRVQMRAEITKLTKRLGVTTIYVTHDQIEAMTMGDRIVVMDKGIIQQAATPEEIYNFPVNIFVAGFIGSPSMNFMTGSLTQEGSGVFFKAGTVNVEVPAGKAQVLKDKGFVGKEVILGVRPEDIHEEPVFLEASPNTVFNVNVELTENLGHEMYLYLNGIGANTVIARVDGRSGIKEGTNVKLALDMNKVHFFDKDTTLSILVNPNL; this is encoded by the coding sequence ATGGCAGGCGTACGTTTAAATCATATCGTTAAAAGATATTCTGGTGCAGAAGAATCCACAGTTAAAGATTTCCATCTTGAAGTTGCTGATAAAGAGTTCGTTGTATTGGTTGGAGCATCCGGTTGCGGAAAATCCACAACTCTTCGTATGATCGCAGGATTAGAGGAAATTACTGAAGGTGAACTTTACATCGGCGACCGCCTTGTAAATGATGTAGCTCCTAAAGACCGCGACATCGCGATGGTATTCCAATCTTATGCCCTTTATCCACATATGACTGTTTATCAAAACATGGCATTCGGCTTGAAACTTCGTAAATTCAAAAAAGCAGATATCGATGCTCGCGTTCGTGAAGCAGCGAAAATCTTGGATATTGTTCATTTGCTTGATCGCAAACCAAAAGCCCTTTCCGGTGGTCAACGTCAACGTGTTGCCTTGGGTCGTGCGATTGTTCGTGAGCCACAAGTATTCTTAATGGATGAGCCGCTTTCCAACTTGGATGCGAAACTTCGTGTACAAATGCGTGCGGAAATCACAAAATTAACAAAACGTCTTGGTGTTACAACGATCTACGTAACGCATGACCAAATCGAAGCAATGACAATGGGCGATCGCATCGTTGTTATGGATAAAGGTATCATTCAACAAGCAGCTACACCTGAAGAAATCTACAACTTCCCAGTGAACATCTTCGTTGCGGGCTTCATTGGATCCCCATCCATGAACTTCATGACTGGTTCATTGACACAAGAAGGCAGCGGTGTTTTCTTCAAAGCAGGTACTGTGAACGTTGAAGTTCCAGCTGGTAAAGCACAAGTACTGAAAGACAAAGGTTTCGTTGGTAAAGAAGTGATTCTGGGTGTTCGTCCAGAAGATATCCACGAAGAGCCTGTATTCTTGGAAGCATCCCCGAACACAGTATTCAACGTTAACGTTGAGTTGACTGAGAACTTGGGTCACGAAATGTACTTGTACCTGAACGGTATCGGCGCTAACACAGTAATCGCACGTGTTGACGGTCGTTCAGGAATCAAAGAAGGCACAAATGTTAAATTGGCTCTAGACATGAACAAAGTTCATTTCTTCGATAAAGATACAACATTGTCCATCTTGGTTAACCCTAATCTATAA
- the hprK gene encoding HPr(Ser) kinase/phosphatase codes for MAKKVKVSELVEQLHMEVLAGESGLKRPITTGDLYRPGLEMAGYFNYHPRERIQMLGKTEVTFMEMLTTGVRRNRVEQLCSPEETPCIIVTRGLDVPVELLEEATKRDLPVLRSQMSTTIFASRLTGFLENKLAPSTTIHGVLVDVYGIGMLITGSSGIGKSETALELVKRGHRLIADDAVEIRQNGDKVLTGNAPELIRHLLEIRGVGIINVMTLFGAGAIRNVKKISVVVKLENWQQDKQYDRLGLDEELTRIIDTDLPLVTIPVRPGRNLAVIVEVAAMNYRLKRMGYNAALQFTNKLTESLNEDFEDFD; via the coding sequence ATGGCCAAAAAAGTGAAGGTTTCCGAATTGGTAGAACAACTCCATATGGAGGTTCTTGCAGGTGAGTCTGGACTGAAACGTCCCATAACAACCGGTGATCTATACCGACCAGGTCTCGAGATGGCCGGATATTTTAATTACCATCCAAGAGAACGTATCCAGATGCTAGGGAAGACGGAAGTCACCTTCATGGAAATGTTAACGACGGGTGTCAGGCGCAATCGTGTTGAGCAGCTGTGCTCGCCGGAAGAAACGCCTTGTATCATTGTGACAAGAGGATTAGATGTTCCTGTTGAATTACTGGAAGAAGCGACAAAACGTGATCTCCCCGTACTTCGAAGCCAAATGTCTACGACGATTTTTGCAAGTCGTTTAACAGGGTTTCTAGAGAATAAATTAGCTCCAAGTACGACAATCCATGGTGTACTTGTGGATGTATACGGTATTGGCATGCTTATTACAGGGAGCAGCGGTATCGGGAAAAGTGAAACAGCGCTTGAACTTGTAAAAAGAGGTCATCGGCTTATAGCGGATGACGCTGTAGAAATTCGTCAAAATGGCGATAAGGTACTGACAGGAAATGCGCCTGAGCTTATTCGTCATTTGCTGGAAATCCGCGGTGTGGGTATCATTAACGTGATGACTTTATTCGGAGCTGGTGCTATCCGTAACGTGAAGAAGATTTCAGTTGTTGTTAAATTGGAAAACTGGCAGCAGGACAAGCAGTATGACCGATTGGGCCTCGATGAGGAATTGACCCGCATCATTGATACGGATTTGCCGCTAGTCACGATTCCTGTTAGACCTGGACGAAACTTAGCGGTTATCGTAGAAGTGGCCGCGATGAACTATCGTTTAAAACGAATGGGATATAACGCGGCCCTTCAGTTTACGAATAAGCTGACAGAGTCGCTGAACGAAGATTTTGAAGATTTCGATTGA